One Helianthus annuus cultivar XRQ/B chromosome 7, HanXRQr2.0-SUNRISE, whole genome shotgun sequence genomic region harbors:
- the LOC110866978 gene encoding putative F-box protein At5g41500, producing the protein MDRIGDDMLFEEILSRLPSKVVSQFKCVCKQWCYELSTPKFALIHTRRLSKLQQKKLLSLDEHTIVVDDILSGNLEVDTRKVINFPYDVQLSRLLIIASFNGLMLVCIRRTDANQLVLWNPTTRRFKLISDDYFSRYFGRHDDTGGMYFDENNDLKVLHINCFAGAVTARVYSRYNDSWRNLSFIKGCLFGSNFYSWSTGIYSGNTIYFTASNYWIPPGECNIVAFDVVSESFSILRFPERIQANPCQVHFITISNKLHGILVRYSDEVIAELVKYEDDDWITVFTFSNARKVQQLEPHQRTNIIQENKWLVTSIWGDTVEVQMSNESLNYIQHVDSFNGPKGALYMETIVSPFR; encoded by the coding sequence ATGGATCGTATTGGTGATGACATGTTGTTTGAAGAAATTTTATCGAGACTACCTTCAAAGGTAGTTTCTCAATTCAAGTGTGTTTGCAAACAATGGTGTTATGAGTTATCTACACCAAAGTTTGCTTTAATACATACACGACGACTTTCAAAGTTACAACAAAAGAAGCTGCTGTCTTTGGATGAACATACCATTGTCGTTGACGACATACTATCTGGCAACTTGGAGGTCGATACCAGAAAAGTCATCAATTTTCCATACGATGTCCAGCTATCAAGACTACTAATTATAGCATCGTTTAACGGACTGATGTTAGTTTGCATTAGGCGGACTGATGCAAATCAGCTCGTCCTTTGGAATCCAACAACTCGGCGTTTTAAGTTGATATCGGACGACTATTTTAGTCGTTATTTTGGTCGACATGACGATACGGGTGGGATGTACTTTGACGAGAACAACGATCTGAAGGTTCTTCATATTAACTGTTTCGCAGGTGCAGTTACAGCTCGTGTATACTCACGATATAATGATTCATGGAGAAATCTGAGTTTCATCAAAGGATGTCTGTTTGGTTCAAACTTTTATTCATGGTCGACTGGAATTTATTCAGGCAACACAATTTATTTCACTGCTTCTAATTACTGGATTCCTCCTGGTGAATGTAACATTGTTGCATTTGATGTTGTATCTGAATCCTTCAGTATTCTTCGTTTTCCTGAACGTATTCAAGCGAATCCTTGCCAAGTgcattttataacaatttcgaACAAGCTACATGGCATTCTTGTGCGATATTCTGATGAGGTAATTGCAGAATTGGTGAAATACGAAGATGATGATTGGATAACGGTTTTTACTTTCAGCAATGCTCGCAAAGTTCAACAGTTGGAGCCGCACCAAAGGACGAATATAATTCAAGAGAATAAGTGGTTGGTAACAAGTATTTGGGGAGATACAGTTGAAGTTCAAATGTCCAACGAATCTTTGAACTACATTCAACACGTTGACAGCTTTAACGGACCTAAAGGCGCATTATATATGGAGACAATCGTTTCGCCTTTCCGTTAG
- the LOC118480278 gene encoding replication protein A 70 kDa DNA-binding subunit C-like: protein MENNKITMFRSLDAHLTNYTIKAKIISLWHKKMNGDEKQVYRVDMVLMDEEGSFMQCSCLNKLFKRFLKHLVVDDCLLIYKPSLAKDTTKIKVTGKDQKLSLYSFSSLLKIDNWSGPRYYFRFTDFKSVLTKKVPANTPIDFLGYVVVSYPIEDVDKKDGTKTKRMNLTLKDLHDTKISLTLWENYAIEMSDYMNGKDREDHVVLLVHFGTVNIYQEKVGLTNMFEASRLFMNSDIDEIREFKERYVEKEFSQSSSSKQSCSQVISNVEEQFLNAGDFVFNAFISSIEVVHFLHHVFNR from the exons ATGGAGAACAATAAGATTACTATGTTCCGGTCACTCGATGCTCACCTAACTAACTACACCATCAAGGCGAAGATCATATCATTGTGGCATAAAAAAATGAATGGTGATGAAAAGCAAGTATATCGAGTTGATATGGTTTTGATGGATGAGGAG GGTTCGTTTATGCAATGTAGTTGTTTGAACAAGCTTTTCAAACGCTTCCTCAAGCATTTGGTTGTTGATGACTGTTTATTGATTTACAAACCATCTCTTGCGAAAGATACTACAAAGATAAAGGTTACGGGAAAGGATCAGAAGCTATCTTTGTATTCATTCAGTTCTCTTCTTAAAATAGATAATTGGTCTGGGCCTCGGTACTATTTTCGTTTCACTGATTTTAAATCTGTGTTGACCAAAAAGGTTCCAGCGAATACTCCTATAG ATTTTCTTGGATATGTGGTTGTGTCTTATCCTATTGAGGATGTGGATAAAAAGGATGGCACTAAAACCAAACGAATGAACCTAACTCTCAAAGATCTCCA TGATACCAAGATTAGTCTTACATTATGGGAAAACTATGCAATCGAGATGTCCGATTACATGAATGGTAAGGACCGAGAAGATCATGTGGTTCTTCTTGTGCATTTTGGCACGGTAAACATCTATCAAG AAAAAGTTGGCCTTACCAATATGTTTGAAGCAAGTCGTCTTTTCATGAATTCTGATATTGATGAGATAAGAGAGTTCAAAGAAAG GTATGTTGAGAAGGAGTTTTCTCAGTCTTCTTCAAGTAAACAGTCATGTTCTCAAGTGATATCTAATGTTGAAGAACAGTTTTTAAATGCTGGTGACTTTGTGTTCAATGCTTTCATTTCTTCCATTGAAGTGGTACATTTCCTACATCATGTATTTAATCGTTAA